From Penaeus vannamei isolate JL-2024 chromosome 40, ASM4276789v1, whole genome shotgun sequence, the proteins below share one genomic window:
- the LOC113829501 gene encoding eukaryotic translation initiation factor 3 subunit A, with product MTDAAPQQPSADGRRFSYVMGGPDPFDQADKGWMGVAEVTEDKPPPKPIPQVSASAEDDTDGSEEEEEEEEEVKQKAWKKNEDIPMRFDEISTEEKWVNVSDVIRRQREEQARQEAKQKKLRPPPDPEESRPRAPSDADDDGAARRGNRERKEEYSDRLRKREESDDYQEDAPGVDAITESMLQFALAPGLMVKDRGLARRSSLPATPTAYGRLDRSSFWTAAGRPPRRSSFTEEEDERPPPQHRPREQHVRRGRSPRHSFSEDKETERPHYREPSPDYDLEETSPRSAYRREYEPGRRGHRPHDPYYEDDRRHRYPDDDRGYDQDTRSYRREDPNDDWGYDHDPRSYRREDPNNDYPGGRHPAESRYDEDYYPRQPGYDRGAYDDSPERYYEGGRGRGYLRQHSDPRHGRGSQAYGHPQYR from the coding sequence ATGACCGACGCCGCGCCCCAGCAACCGAGCGCGGATGGGCGGCGCTTCTCGTACGTGATGGGCGGGCCGGACCCCTTCGACCAGGCAGACAAGGGCTGGATGGGCGTCGCCGAAGTGACAGAGGACAAGCCTCCACCCAAACCGATTCCGCAGGTCAGTGCCAGCGCCGAGGACGACACAGatggaagcgaggaggaggaggaggaggaggaggaagtgaagcagAAGGCGTGGAAGAAGAACGAGGACATTCCGATGCGCTTCGACGAGATCTCAACCGAAGAGAAGTGGGTCAACGTGAGCGACGTCATCCGCAGGCAAAGGGAGGAGCAGGCGAGGCAGGAGGCCAAGCAGAAGAAGCTGAGACCTCCGCCGGACCCGGAGGAGAGCCGTCCCAGAGCCCCTTCCGACGCCGACGACGACGGGGCGGCTAGAAGGGGAAatcgggagagaaaggaggagtattCCGATCGACTCCGCAAGAGAGAGGAATCCGACGACTACCAGGAGGACGCGCCGGGGGTCGATGCTATCACGGAGTCCATGCTCCAGTTTGCCCTCGCGCCCGGCCTCATGGTGAAGGACAGAGGGCTCGCCAGGCGGAGTTCCCTGCCAGCGACCCCTACTGCTTACGGCAGACTCGACCGGAGCTCCTTCTGGACGGCCGCAGGCAGACCGCCTCGCAGATCGTCGTTCACCGAGGAAGAGGATGAGCGACCGCCCCCCCAGCACAGGCCTCGGGAACAGCACGTCAGGAGAGGGAGGTCTCCGCGGCACAGCTTCAGTGAGGACAAGGAGACCGAAAGACCCCATTACAGAGAGCCTAGTCCTGACTACGACCTGGAAGAAACTTCTCCTCGGTCTGCCTATCGCCGGGAATACGAGCCAGGTCGTCGAGGACATAGGCCTCACGACCCCTATTACGAAGACGACCGGAGACACCGCTATCCCGACGATGACAGGGGATACGACCAAGACACAAGGTCCTACAGGCGAGAGGACCCCAACGATGACTGGGGTTACGACCACGACCCAAGATCCTACAGGCGAGAGGACCCCAACAATGACTATCCAGGGGGAAGGCATCCTGCGGAATCGAGATACGACGAGGACTACTACCCCCGGCAACCAGGATACGACCGTGGTGCTTATGACGACTCACCAGAGCGGTACTACGAAGGTGGTCGCGGCCGAGGCTACCTCCGCCAACACAGCGACCCAAGGCATGGGCGGGGCAGTCAAGCGTACGGCCACCCACAGTATCGTTAG
- the LOC113818216 gene encoding uncharacterized protein isoform X1 — MITSSEESDMDEADLDDSLPFLGVDEDDFAKPSKGDRTDYEYLVNAEFSDQHRTDQLEKLDKEITLFNYKGEDVPVNPVDVLYVEQRQIELNPPGKVLFSNDHHSLYTEDTLVWPFIDSSSNPLGSLSPDKVKMYIKEGLFQRVYSSKGTTKLMMKYLFHLCCCTTDMELLYPTYNTLCYIAENNECHLNIFPELYLALANLGADMKKCGKDPSHIKSPVLPPSPTVDPPEQLVSVKKNLAMMLQFLQVLLTHSRKCSEDDLDELIKIFVAIGIDPMVINTGLDLQVSTCISRTLNLYPSQLAFFQRVQGLVEYIITYCGCNHHTVSHVCTSYIQPTCLGQILRKSVAFLQVELSLKAEEKNCLDLVEIDDVLQLIENQLEVISAEKDGYLLHSVMKLLVCCVGDGPFTPAQKKSLRHICDLLNPVITNKRVKVEDMYSSLFRFYSRRVIDKWKCQAGTTGRQQTLHEMQTSSENRVENDPSPDISR, encoded by the exons GGAGACAGGACAGACTACGAATACCTCGTCAACGCAGAGTTCTCCGACCAGCACCGAACTGACCAGCTGGAGAAGCTAGACAAGGAAATCACACTGTTTAATTATAAGGGTGAAGATG TTCCAGTCAATCCAGTAGATGTCCTATATGTTGAACAAAGGCAGATTGAATTAAATCCACCTGGAAAAGTATTGTTTTCAAATGATCACCATAGTCTTTATacagaag ATACATTGGTGTGGCCATTCATAGATTCCTCCTCAAATCCTCTAGGAAGTCTCTCTCCAGATAAGGTGAAGATGTATATCAAGGAGGGACTTTTTCAG AGAGTATATTCATCAAAAGGAACAACCAAACTTATGATGAAGTACTTGTTCCACCTCTGCTGTTGCACAACAGATATGGAGCTACTCTACCCAACATACAACACTCTCTGCTATATAGCGGAGAACAACGAATGTCACTTGAATATTTTCCCGGAGCTTTATTTAGCATTAGCTAATTTAG GTGCAGACATGAAAAAGTGTGGCAAGGACCCATCTCATATAAAATCCCCAGTgctgcctccctctcccacagTGGACCCCCCTGAACAGCTTGTCTCAGTGAAAAAAAATTTAGCTATG ATGCTACAGTTCCTGCAAGTGCTGTTGACCCACAGCAGAAAGTGCAGCGAGGACGACTTGGACGAGCTGATCAAGATATTTGTGGCCATTGGTATAGATCCGATGGTTATCAACACTGGGTTAGACTTGCAGGTTTCTACGTGTATTAGTCGCACTCTCAACCTGTACCCATCGCAGCTGGCGTTTTTTCAG AGAGTTCAAGGCCTTGTAGAATATATAATCACCTACTGTGGTTGTAATCATCACACAGTTTCTCATGTGTGTACCTCATATATTCAGCCAACATGCCTTGGACAAATATTACGCAAATCTGTTGCTTTCCTGCAAGTGGAGCTCTCACtcaaagcagaagagaaaaactGTCTAGATCTAGTTGAA ATAGATGATGTGCTGCAACTCATCGAAAACCAGCTGGAGGTTATAAGTGCGGAAAAGGATGGATACCTACTGCACTCTGTCATGAAGCTCTTGGTTTGCTGCGTAGGAGATGGGCCCTTCACTCCCGCGCAGAAG AAATCACTGAGACATATTTGTGATCTCCTTAACCCAGTCATCACAAATAAAAGGGTCAAGGTTGAGGACATGTACTCAAGTCTCTTTCGCTTTTACTCAAGACGGGTGATTGATAAGTGGAAATGCCAGGCT GGTACAACCGGACGACAGCAAACACTACATGAGATGCAAACAAGTTCAGAAAACAGAGTAGAGAATGACCCGAGTCCAGATATATCCCGGTAG
- the LOC113829500 gene encoding PDZ domain-containing protein 11 has protein sequence MEPSSMVELPAYEFPPPFVPKNERPHHPDYNNDLQLFLVRTVTLIRAKVSDALGFNIRGGKEHFCGIFLSKVMPNTEAERLGLREADQIISVNGTNFEDIEHAKAVQILKSNTEIVMQLRYFPYGYKKTYEKVQNANMGRASS, from the exons atggaaccTTCTTCAATGGTGGAACTCCCTGCATATGAATTTCCTCCACCCTTTGTTCCTAAAAATGAG CGGCCTCATCACCCAGACTACAACAATGACTTGCAGCTATTTCTTGTAAGGACGGTGACCCTTATACGAGCAAAAGTATCCGATGCT CTTGGTTTCAACATTCGAGGTGGGAAGGAACATTTTTGTGGCATTTTCCTCTCCAAAGTGATGCCTAATACAGAAGCAGAGAGACTAGGGTTGCGAGAAGCGGACCAGATTATTTCTGTGAATGGAACAAATTTCGAGGATATTGAGCATGCCAAAGCTGTACAAATTCTCAAGTCCAACACAGAGATAGTTATGCAGCTGCGGTACTTTCCATATGGCTACAAAAAGACATATGAGAAAGTTCAAAATGCTAACATGGGTAGAGCTTCCAGCTGA
- the LOC113818216 gene encoding uncharacterized protein isoform X2 has protein sequence MITSSEESDMDEADLDDSLPFLGVDEDDFAKPSKGDRTDYEYLVNAEFSDQHRTDQLEKLDKEITLFNYKVPVNPVDVLYVEQRQIELNPPGKVLFSNDHHSLYTEDTLVWPFIDSSSNPLGSLSPDKVKMYIKEGLFQRVYSSKGTTKLMMKYLFHLCCCTTDMELLYPTYNTLCYIAENNECHLNIFPELYLALANLGADMKKCGKDPSHIKSPVLPPSPTVDPPEQLVSVKKNLAMMLQFLQVLLTHSRKCSEDDLDELIKIFVAIGIDPMVINTGLDLQVSTCISRTLNLYPSQLAFFQRVQGLVEYIITYCGCNHHTVSHVCTSYIQPTCLGQILRKSVAFLQVELSLKAEEKNCLDLVEIDDVLQLIENQLEVISAEKDGYLLHSVMKLLVCCVGDGPFTPAQKKSLRHICDLLNPVITNKRVKVEDMYSSLFRFYSRRVIDKWKCQAGTTGRQQTLHEMQTSSENRVENDPSPDISR, from the exons GGAGACAGGACAGACTACGAATACCTCGTCAACGCAGAGTTCTCCGACCAGCACCGAACTGACCAGCTGGAGAAGCTAGACAAGGAAATCACACTGTTTAATTATAAGG TTCCAGTCAATCCAGTAGATGTCCTATATGTTGAACAAAGGCAGATTGAATTAAATCCACCTGGAAAAGTATTGTTTTCAAATGATCACCATAGTCTTTATacagaag ATACATTGGTGTGGCCATTCATAGATTCCTCCTCAAATCCTCTAGGAAGTCTCTCTCCAGATAAGGTGAAGATGTATATCAAGGAGGGACTTTTTCAG AGAGTATATTCATCAAAAGGAACAACCAAACTTATGATGAAGTACTTGTTCCACCTCTGCTGTTGCACAACAGATATGGAGCTACTCTACCCAACATACAACACTCTCTGCTATATAGCGGAGAACAACGAATGTCACTTGAATATTTTCCCGGAGCTTTATTTAGCATTAGCTAATTTAG GTGCAGACATGAAAAAGTGTGGCAAGGACCCATCTCATATAAAATCCCCAGTgctgcctccctctcccacagTGGACCCCCCTGAACAGCTTGTCTCAGTGAAAAAAAATTTAGCTATG ATGCTACAGTTCCTGCAAGTGCTGTTGACCCACAGCAGAAAGTGCAGCGAGGACGACTTGGACGAGCTGATCAAGATATTTGTGGCCATTGGTATAGATCCGATGGTTATCAACACTGGGTTAGACTTGCAGGTTTCTACGTGTATTAGTCGCACTCTCAACCTGTACCCATCGCAGCTGGCGTTTTTTCAG AGAGTTCAAGGCCTTGTAGAATATATAATCACCTACTGTGGTTGTAATCATCACACAGTTTCTCATGTGTGTACCTCATATATTCAGCCAACATGCCTTGGACAAATATTACGCAAATCTGTTGCTTTCCTGCAAGTGGAGCTCTCACtcaaagcagaagagaaaaactGTCTAGATCTAGTTGAA ATAGATGATGTGCTGCAACTCATCGAAAACCAGCTGGAGGTTATAAGTGCGGAAAAGGATGGATACCTACTGCACTCTGTCATGAAGCTCTTGGTTTGCTGCGTAGGAGATGGGCCCTTCACTCCCGCGCAGAAG AAATCACTGAGACATATTTGTGATCTCCTTAACCCAGTCATCACAAATAAAAGGGTCAAGGTTGAGGACATGTACTCAAGTCTCTTTCGCTTTTACTCAAGACGGGTGATTGATAAGTGGAAATGCCAGGCT GGTACAACCGGACGACAGCAAACACTACATGAGATGCAAACAAGTTCAGAAAACAGAGTAGAGAATGACCCGAGTCCAGATATATCCCGGTAG
- the LOC113829506 gene encoding uncharacterized protein, whose product MTSQGIVPIVDLGQLSLAHASEPSRDEWLRVGKSVAEAFQNIGFVYLKNHGVPETQVSSLVASGGRFFDLDLKTKNKYPRNPEKQQGYVEVDREKFDPANFKHELREAYDIKRSDGEFPDGEVPALRRDADAFINTCKALSLRILKAMALGIDLDESFFVDTHQEICSDNNASCMRLLHYPPVPEDVPAEAIRCGAHTDYGTITLLFQDDIGGLQVRDRQNQWVNADPVPGAILVNVGDILQFWTTDKFIATEHRVLIPKEEKRMKASRRSVVFFVHPDDPVLIKPLDTSSTYPIVTAREHVLRRFKETYTY is encoded by the exons ATGACATCACAAGGGATAGTCCCCATCGTAGATTTGGGGCAATTAA GCTTGGCTCACGCGTCCGAACCAAGCCGTGACGAGTGGCTTCGCGTAGGGAAGTCCGTCGCCGAAGCCTTCCAGAACATCGGCTTTGTTTACCTCAAGAACCACGGCGTTCCCGAAACCCAG gttTCTTCTCTCGTGGCTTCAGGAGGCCGGTTCTTCGACCTCGACCTGAAGACGAAGAACAAGTACCCGAGGAATCCGGAGAAGCAGCAAGGATACGTGGAAGTGGATAgagaaaa ATTTGACCCCGCGAACTTCAAGCACGAACTGAGGGAGGCGTATGATATTAAACGCAGCGACGGCGAGTTCCCGGATGGAGAAGTCCCCGCCCTCCGCCGAGATGCCGATGCGTTCATTAACACCTGCAAGGCCTTGTCGCTGCGGATCCTGAAGGCCATGGCGCTGGGAATAG ACCTGGACGAGTCGTTCTTCGTGGACACGCACCAGGAGATCTGCTCGGACAACAACGCCTCCTGCATGCGCCTGCTACACTACCCGCCCGTGCCTGAGGACGTCCCAGCTGAGGCCATCCGCTGCGGAGCCCACACGGACTACGGGACTATAACACTTCTTTTCCAGGATGATATTGGGGGACTGCAG GTTCGCGATCGCCAGAATCAGTGGGTCAATGCCGACCCAGTCCCCGGCGCCATACTCGTTAACGTGGGAGATATCCTTCAATTCTGGACTACAGACAAATTCATTGCCACT GAACACCGAGTGTTGATCCCAAAGGAAGAGAAACGCATGAAGGCATCGCGGCGTTCCGTGGTGTTCTTCGTTCACCCAGACGACCCTGTTCTCATCAAGCCCCTGGACACTTCCTCCACGTATCCCATAGTCACAGCGAGAGAACATGTCCTGAGGAGGTTTAAGGAGACTTACACAtattga